The Rickettsiales bacterium genomic interval TACTACGAGAATAGCACCGTCCATCTGAGCAGCACCGGTGATCATGTTCTTCACATAGTCAGCGTGGCCCGGGCAGTCAACGTGCGCATAGTGACGGCCTTCGGTTTCATATTCAACGTGCGCGGTGTTAATGGTGATACCACGTGCTTTTTCTTCCGGAGCAGCGTCAATCTGGTCGTAAGCAGTGAATTTTGCACGGCCGGCTTCTGCCAGTACTTTCGTAATCGCAGCGGTCAGCGAGGTTTTGCCGTGATCCACGTGCCCGATCGTACCGATATTGCAGTGCGGCTTATTGCGTTCAAATTTCTCTTTGCTCATTGAAAGACTCCTTGTTTATCTAAAATGGTTTAAGCAACTTTTTTCTTGATTTCGTCAATCATGTTAGACGGAACCTGCTCATAATGGTCGAACTGCATCGTATATTGAGCACGTCCCTGCGTCATTGAACGCAGTGTATTAACATAACCAAACATTTTCGCAAGCGGAACCATCGCATCAATCACGATAGCGTTACCGCGCATGTCCTGGCCCTGAATCTGGCCACGGCGGCCGGTAAGATCGCCGATGACGGAACCGGTATATTCTTCCGGCGTCACGACTTCGACCTTCATGATCGGCTCAAGCAGCTTCGGGTCACCCTTCGGCATGCCTTCGCGGAATGCAGCTCTTGCAGCGATTTCGAATGCGAGCACGCTGGAGTCAACGTCATGGTAAGCGCCGTCAACCAGCGTTGCCTTGAAGTCGATCGTCGGGTAACCGGCAACCACGCCGTTATCCAGAGAAGCCTTCAGGCCTTTTTCAACGCCCGGGATGAATTCCTTCGGAACCGAACCGCCAACGATTTTGCTTTCAAAGATGAAGCCGCTGCCCGGTTCAAGCGGTTCGAGTTCGAGCGAGATACGCGCAAACTGACCGGAACCACCGGACTGCTTCTTGTGAGTATAATCGATTGTGGTCTTCTTCGAGATCGTTTCGCGGTAAGCAACCTGCGGAGCACCTACATTCGCTTCCACCTTGAACTCGCGTTTCATACGGTCAACGATGATTTCCAAGTGCAATTCGCCCATACCCTTAAGGATGGTCTGACCGGTTTCTTCATCGCTGGAAACGCGCAAAGAAGGATCTTCAGATGCAAGCCTGGACAGAGCCATGCCCATCTTTTCCTGGTCGGCCTTGGTCTTGGGTTCAACAGCCAATTCGATAACCGGCTCGGGGAATTCCATACGCTCGAGGATAACAGCGGCATCCGGATCGGACAGCGTGTCACCGGTCGTGGTGTCTTTCAGACCGGCCAGCGCGATGATGTCACCAGCATAAGCTTCCTTGATATCTTCGCGGGAGTTCGCGTGCATCAGCAACATACGGCCCACGCGCTCACGCTTGTCCTTCACCGTGTTGAGTACATAGGAACCGGATTCCAGTTTGCCGGAATAAATACGGGCGAAGGTCAACGAACCGACGAACGGGTCGCTCATGATCTTGAATGCCAGTGCGGAGAATTTTTCGCCGTCTTCCGCCTTGCGCACGATTTCAGCTTCGGTCTTCGCGTCGATACCCTTGATCGCCGGAACGTCCAGCGGGCTCGGCAGGAAGTCCACAACCGCATCAAGCATCGGCTGAACGCCTTTGTTCTTGAAAGCAGCGCCGTTCAACACCGGAACGAATTTGAACTGTACGGTACCTTTACGGATACAAGCCTTGAGCTGCTCGGTGGTCGGCTCAGTGCCGCCAAGATATGCTTCCATAACCGCATCGTCCATTTCAACGGCGATTTCGAGCATCTTTTCACGGGCTTTTTTCGCAGCATCAACCATGTCGGCAGGAATTTCAACTTCGTCGAACTTCGCGCCGAGGTTTTCATCATGCCATACAATAGCCTTCATTTTGATCAGGTCGACAACGCCAAGATATTTGTCTTCGGAACCGATCGGCAACTGAAGCACGAGCGGTACGGTACCCAGACGGTCAACCATCATGTCGACACAACGCTGGAAGTTCGCACCGGTACGGTCCATCTTATTGACGAAGCAGATACGCGGAACACGGTATTTGTCGGCCTGGCGCCATACGGTTTCGGACTGCGGCTCAACACCCGCAACGGAGTCGAATACGGCAACAGCACCGTCAAGTACGCGCATGGAGCGCTCTACTTCGATGGTGAAGTCTACGTGGCCCGGTGTGTCGATAATGTTGATGCGGTAGTCGCCCCAGAAGCAAGTGGTAGCAGCAGAGGTAATGGTAATACCACGTTCCTGCTCCTGCTCCATCCAGTCCATGGTGGCAGCACCTTCGTGCACTTCGCCGATCTTGTGCGATTTACCGGTATAATAAAGAATACGCTCCGTAGTCGTGGTTTTACCTGCGTCGATATGCGCACAGATACCAATGTTACGATAGTCTTTAAGCGGTGTTTTACGAGACATATTCTTAATTTCCCAGAACTTTTCTTATTGGTTACCAGCGGTAATGCGAGAATGCTTTGTTTGCTTCCGCCATACGGTGAGTATCTTCACGCTTCTTGATCGCGCCGCCACGGTTGTTAGCAGCATCGAGCAGTTCGTTTGCGATACGCTCTTTCATGGTCTTGTCCTTGCGAGCGCGCGAAGCAGCAATGAGCCAGCGGATCGCCAGCGCCTGACGGCGTTCCTGACGCACTTCCGTCGGCACCTGGTAGGTCGCACCGCCTACGCGGCGGGAACGCACTTCAACGGTCGGCATGACGTTATCCAGCGCAGCGCTGAAAACCGGCAGCGGGTCCTGGCTGGTACGCTTATTGATAACATCCAGAGCACCGTACACGATTGCTTCCGCAACGGACTTCTTCCCATCATACATGAGGGAATTGATGAATTTCGTAAAAACGACATTGCCGTATTTCGCATCCGGCAAAACAACTCTTTTAACTGCTGCACGACGACGTGACATAAAAACTCCTTATTTAGGACGCTTCGCGCCGTAGAGCGAACGCGACTGCTTACGATTCTTAACACCCTGGGTATCGAGCGTACCGCGAATAATGTGGTAGCGCACACCCGGCAAGTCCTTTACACGGCCGCCGCGGATCATGACCACGGAGTGCTCCTGAAGGTTATGCCCTTCACCCGGGATATAGCTGGTAACTTCAAAGCCGTTCGTGAGACGGACGCGGGCGACCTTACGCAGAGCCGAGTTCGGCTTTTTCGGCGTGGTCGTATAAACGCGCGTACAAACGCCACGTTTCTGCGGGCAGGCTTCCATAGCCGGCACTTTGTTGCGATGCGTCGGCTTCACACGTGGTTTGCGAACCAATTGATTAATTGTCGGCATGAAGTATCCTTAATAATTCTTTTGTAACTAGTTAACGGGAAAAAAGCAGCCCGCAAGAGGGGGGCAACATAACCATAGGCCTAAATTCAGTCAAGATAAATTTTGCAAGTTTAAGGCTTTTTGACAAGGACGGCGGACAGTAGGCAAACTGCGGGGAAATTACCCTGCGTCTGCCCCCTGCCCGCCGCTTTAGAAACCGGGCTTACTGGCCCTTAATAATATTGAGCAAATCCTTCTCCAGCGTATTCTGGCTGTCATCGGATTCATTGTCACCCGACAGGATGCCCTTGGAGCATTCATCGCGCTTCCAGCTGCCGACATCCGCATCCAGATCCACCTGCTGCCACTTGGGGTGCCCTGTGGACTTCAGATCGCCCATGTTATCGTAGATGGCCTTGACAAGTTTGCCCATATTGCGGCAATGCTCGCGGTAATAGTCCCCCTTTTTCATGGTATAATCATAGGTTACGAGCAACGCCTTCACGGAAACCGTCGGCACGTCCTGCGTAACGTAGCTATAATCGTCATGGGTGATGGTGGCTGAATTATATTCCTTCAGCAGCCTGCGGTCAGTGATCGGCAGGAAGTGAACATGAGACAGTTTCCCGGCGTTCGCCCCTTGAATGCTTTCAAGCTCTTCCATGTTCTTGAACATTTTTACCGGCTTTCCGCCCACGAATACCATCGCATCAACTTCGCCGTTCAGCACCGCAATCACACCGTGCGGCGGATCGACCTGGTACATTTTGGCGGGAGTAATCCCAAGAATCGAGAAAATATTGACTGCAGTGATAAGACTGCCGCTATCTTCACTGCCAACGACGACACGCTTATTGTTAAGCTCTTCGATGCTCTTGATGTCATTATTGGCGAGAATATGGACTTCCTCATTATATAAAGGAAGAACGAGGC includes:
- the fusA gene encoding elongation factor G, whose amino-acid sequence is MSRKTPLKDYRNIGICAHIDAGKTTTTERILYYTGKSHKIGEVHEGAATMDWMEQEQERGITITSAATTCFWGDYRINIIDTPGHVDFTIEVERSMRVLDGAVAVFDSVAGVEPQSETVWRQADKYRVPRICFVNKMDRTGANFQRCVDMMVDRLGTVPLVLQLPIGSEDKYLGVVDLIKMKAIVWHDENLGAKFDEVEIPADMVDAAKKAREKMLEIAVEMDDAVMEAYLGGTEPTTEQLKACIRKGTVQFKFVPVLNGAAFKNKGVQPMLDAVVDFLPSPLDVPAIKGIDAKTEAEIVRKAEDGEKFSALAFKIMSDPFVGSLTFARIYSGKLESGSYVLNTVKDKRERVGRMLLMHANSREDIKEAYAGDIIALAGLKDTTTGDTLSDPDAAVILERMEFPEPVIELAVEPKTKADQEKMGMALSRLASEDPSLRVSSDEETGQTILKGMGELHLEIIVDRMKREFKVEANVGAPQVAYRETISKKTTIDYTHKKQSGGSGQFARISLELEPLEPGSGFIFESKIVGGSVPKEFIPGVEKGLKASLDNGVVAGYPTIDFKATLVDGAYHDVDSSVLAFEIAARAAFREGMPKGDPKLLEPIMKVEVVTPEEYTGSVIGDLTGRRGQIQGQDMRGNAIVIDAMVPLAKMFGYVNTLRSMTQGRAQYTMQFDHYEQVPSNMIDEIKKKVA
- the rpsG gene encoding 30S ribosomal protein S7, which produces MSRRRAAVKRVVLPDAKYGNVVFTKFINSLMYDGKKSVAEAIVYGALDVINKRTSQDPLPVFSAALDNVMPTVEVRSRRVGGATYQVPTEVRQERRQALAIRWLIAASRARKDKTMKERIANELLDAANNRGGAIKKREDTHRMAEANKAFSHYRW
- the rpsL gene encoding 30S ribosomal protein S12 — protein: MPTINQLVRKPRVKPTHRNKVPAMEACPQKRGVCTRVYTTTPKKPNSALRKVARVRLTNGFEVTSYIPGEGHNLQEHSVVMIRGGRVKDLPGVRYHIIRGTLDTQGVKNRKQSRSLYGAKRPK
- a CDS encoding TAXI family TRAP transporter solute-binding subunit, with the translated sequence MKLQRIILLALCLMSVSVPGMAASDDAAIGMVTGPKTGTYIVFGRDIAREAAKASVQVNVFDSKGSVDNLKRITSKEKVGLAIVQSDVMGFLSRSKNKDSMEKARKLRLVLPLYNEEVHILANNDIKSIEELNNKRVVVGSEDSGSLITAVNIFSILGITPAKMYQVDPPHGVIAVLNGEVDAMVFVGGKPVKMFKNMEELESIQGANAGKLSHVHFLPITDRRLLKEYNSATITHDDYSYVTQDVPTVSVKALLVTYDYTMKKGDYYREHCRNMGKLVKAIYDNMGDLKSTGHPKWQQVDLDADVGSWKRDECSKGILSGDNESDDSQNTLEKDLLNIIKGQ